In the Candidatus Thermoplasmatota archaeon genome, one interval contains:
- a CDS encoding 4Fe-4S binding protein, translating into MVAKVDKNKCTACGACKEVCPVEAITIGEKAEIDEATCIDCGTCVDECPVEAISL; encoded by the coding sequence ATGGTAGCAAAAGTTGATAAAAATAAGTGCACTGCCTGCGGAGCCTGCAAAGAGGTCTGTCCAGTTGAGGCAATCACCATTGGTGAAAAAGCAGAAATCGATGAGGCAACCTGTATTGACTGTGGCACGTGTGTTGACGAATGTCCAGTTGAGGCAATCAGTTTATAA
- a CDS encoding DNA alkylation repair protein, which translates to MQYSDVIATLKTMEQPKNIQGMIRYGINPINNLGISIYQLRHLAKEIGTNHDLALKLWDSGIHDARLLAVFIDDPIQVTSEQMDAWAADFDSWDICDQACTSLFDKTPHAWTKVYTWATREEEFVKRGAFALLAGLAVHDKKATNQDFERCAPLIKKCCTDDRNYVKKAVNWALRNIGKRNQPLNKKMIQLSKELLTIDSRSARWIATDALRELTSEKVHHRIKIKKKKKRY; encoded by the coding sequence ATGCAATACTCTGACGTTATAGCAACATTAAAAACCATGGAACAACCAAAAAACATCCAAGGAATGATACGTTATGGAATCAACCCAATCAACAATCTTGGTATCTCAATTTATCAATTACGGCACCTTGCTAAAGAAATCGGTACAAACCACGATCTTGCTCTCAAGTTATGGGATTCTGGAATTCATGATGCACGATTGCTTGCTGTTTTCATCGACGATCCAATTCAAGTAACCAGTGAACAAATGGATGCCTGGGCAGCTGACTTTGACTCATGGGATATCTGCGATCAAGCATGCACTAGTCTTTTTGATAAAACACCCCATGCCTGGACCAAGGTATACACATGGGCAACCCGAGAAGAAGAATTTGTCAAACGCGGGGCATTCGCACTACTTGCGGGACTTGCGGTTCATGACAAAAAAGCTACAAATCAGGATTTTGAACGATGTGCTCCACTCATAAAAAAATGTTGCACAGATGATCGAAATTATGTAAAAAAAGCAGTAAACTGGGCGTTACGAAATATCGGAAAACGCAACCAACCATTAAACAAAAAGATGATACAACTCTCTAAAGAACTACTTACCATAGATTCACGATCAGCGCGGTGGATTGCAACTGATGCACTCAGAGAACTCACTAGTGAAAAAGTACACCACAGGATCAAAATAAAAAAGAAGAAAAAAAGGTATTAA